From Tiliqua scincoides isolate rTilSci1 chromosome 2, rTilSci1.hap2, whole genome shotgun sequence, the proteins below share one genomic window:
- the RBM22 gene encoding pre-mRNA-splicing factor RBM22, with protein sequence MATSLGSNTYNRQNWEDADFPILCQTCLGENPYIRMTKEKYGKECKICARPFTVFRWCPGVRMRFKKTEVCQTCSKLKNVCQTCLLDLEYGLPIQVRDAGLSLKDDMPKSDVNKEYYTQNMEREIMNSDGTRPVGALGKATSTSDMLLKLARTTPYYKRNRPHICSFWVKGECKRGEECPYRHEKPTDPDDPLADQNIKDRYYGINDPVADKLLKRASTMPRLDPPDDKTITTLYVGGLGDTITETDLRNHFYQFGEIRTITVVQRQQCAFIQFATRQAAEVAAEKSFNKLIVNGRRLNVKWGRSQAARGKEKEREGTTESGIKLEPVPGLPGALPPPPAAEEEAASANYFNLPPSGPPAVVNIALPPPPGIAPPPPPGFGPHMFHAMGPPPPFMRAPGPIHYPSQDPQRMGAHAGKHNSP encoded by the exons GATTTTCCCATTTTATGCCAAACATGCCTTGGAGAAAACCCCTATATCCGAATG aCCAAAGAGAAGTATGGAAAAGAATGCAAG atctgtgccaggcCTTTCACAGTGTTTCGTTGGTGCCCGGGTGTACGAATGCGCTTTAAGAAGACAGAAGTGTGCCAGACGTGTAGCAAGCTGAAGAATGTTTGTCAGACCTGCCTTCTTGACCTGGAATATG GTTTACCTATTCAGGTTCGAGATGCTGGACTCTCGCTTAAAGATGACATGCCCAAGTCGGATGTTAATAAAGAGTACTACACCCAAAATATGGAAAGAGAG ATCATGAACTCTGATGGCACCCGACCTGTTGGCGCACTCGGAAAGGCAACATCCACTAGTGACATGTTGCTCAAACTTGCTCGTACTACCCCTTATTATAAACGCAACCGCCCACATATTTGTTCATTTTGGGTGAAAGGAGAATGTAAGAGAGGGGAAGAGTGTCCCTACAG ACACGAGAAACCTACAGATCCAGATGACCCTCTTGCTGATCAGAACATTAAAGATCGGTACTATGGTATCAATGACCCCGTGGCTGATAAGCTTCTCAAACGAGCCTCTACAATGCCTCGCCTGGATCCACCTGACGACAAGACAATTACAACTTTGTATGTAGGTGGCCTGGGTGACACTATCACTGAAACTGACCTTAG GAATCATTTCTACCAGTTCGGTGAGATCCGGACGATAACTGTCgtgcagaggcagcagtgtgCATTCATCCAGTTTGCCACACGACAGgctgcagaagtggcagcagagAAGTCCTTCAACAAGCTCATTGTCAATGGGCGCAGGCTGAATGTGAAGTGGGGCAG GTCTCAAGCAGCcagaggaaaggaaaaggaaagagaagggaCCACAGAGTCTGGTATAAAACTGGAGCCAGTACCTGGActacctggag CTCTTCCACCTCCTccagcagcagaagaggaggcagcTTCTGCAAACTATTTCAACCTACCTCCCAGTGGCCCTCCAGCAGTGGTAAACATTGCTTTGCCGCCACCTCCAGGCATtgctcctccaccacctccag GTTTTGGGCCACACATGTTTCATGCGATGGGACCTCCACCTCCGTTCATGAGAGCTCCAGGTCCCATTCATTATCCTTCTCAAGATCCACAGAGAATGGGTGCCCATGCAGGGAAACACAACAGCCCCTAA
- the MYOZ3 gene encoding myozenin-3, giving the protein MADSSSSHVGKMFPLPSYEPFKEKRAQAQVFVRKLNGGDIVQLDLGKKVSVPQDLMMEELSLPINKGSVLYQKRQKRVQNFVLEHPEGYKTTINWTAGTAVGSDATHDALGATERQMAVHNAEGKENYPAELHMAASGKGAPPKVPKKTNKVLQMSRALNPNAIAPGYSGPLKGVPPEKFNSTAIPKGYQCPWQEFLNSEDYQLDTGNRLPEPPKKVKTLDLRSFNRTPTPFGGLLLNDAFEAAEGQTDTITSLELMLNRPSFNRAPQGWIYVMPESEEL; this is encoded by the exons ATGgcggacagcagcagcagccatg TAGGAAAGATGTTTCCTCTTCCCAGTTATGAGCCCTTCAAAGAGAAGAGAGCGCAGGCACAAGTCTTTGTGAGAAAGCTCAATGGAGGAGACA TTGTACAACTGGACTTGGGAAAGAAAGTGAGTGTTCCTCAGGACTTGATGATGGAGGAGCTGTCACTGCCAATTAACAAAGGGTCAGTGCTGTATCAGAAAAGGCAGAAGAGGGTGCAGAACTTTGTGCTGGAGCATCCAGAAGGCTACAAAACT ACTATAAACTGGACAGCAGGAACAGCAGTTGGCTCAGATGCAACCCATGATGCATTGGGAGCAACAGAACGACAGATG GCTGTCCATAATGCAGAGGGGAAGGAGAACTATCCAGCAGAGCTTCACATGGCAGCCTCAGGAAAGGGAGCACCCCCCAAAGTACCTAAGAAAACAAACAAAGTCTTGCAGATGAGCAGAGCTTTGAATCCCAATGCCATTGCTCCAG GCTATTCTGGACCTCTAAAAGGGGTACCACCAGAGAAGTTCAACAGCACAGCCATCCCCAAAGGCTACCAGTGTCCTTGGCAGGAGTTCCTGAACAGTGAAGATTATCAACTTGATACTGGGAACCGCTTGCCTGAACCTCCCAAGAAAGTGAAAACTCTTGACCTTAGGAGCTTCAACAG GACTCCAACCCCATTTGGTGGACTGTTACTGAATGATGCATTTGAGGCGGCTGAAGGTCAGACAGACACCATCACCAGCTTGGAGCTCATGTTGAACAGGCCCAGCTTTAACAGAGCCCCTCAGGGCTGGATATATGTCATGCCCGAGTCAGAGGAGCTGTAA